One region of Chanodichthys erythropterus isolate Z2021 chromosome 17, ASM2448905v1, whole genome shotgun sequence genomic DNA includes:
- the foxn1 gene encoding forkhead box protein N1 — MSSASQGLLSFPSVSSSSSPIPSPCELQSFDPLGSPCFQMPESQCHQSSVGEGFTLYSQREGVPYRQKSAIAERFRRHSIDGSPVEQESGLTENNHYHPYRRQCSEGAISEVQTFSCLRRAGLAGKLTTADGLEEQSSWSPLSTNVETTSIMGTQNPYNEPQTSSEDPPSYTSVNHQTYSAISPLQHQFYSSRGIDTVSHYYSQSLSSQTSQDNSAQTLYPKPVYSYSILIFLALRNSKTGSLPVSEIYSFMTDHFPYFKTAPDGWKNSVRHNLSLNKCFEKVENKNGNSSRKGCLWALNPAKVEKMQEELHKWRRKDPLTVRRSMARPEELERLLGERPEKLKTLGATFSLPSSHSHSHSLRVAMHPAYGHQPVHETSVLHQKSLYSPLPSQTVVPPPPYLSSDPSAFPYYSPVTHQPCAGHPSSPRTGSLDSPLPAHTPPSYSTILQTGHSATASMQELLLDGENSNDVDALNPSLTDLQLHGNLWEELRNDSLAPDSLVVMDTSPSLPQLSPNQAQDSVGVCGGLSETEGGVQGSVSGLYLSGLCTTAFTSADNMSGLLSSSGNTPIPLL; from the exons ATGTCCTCTGCGTCCCAGGGCCTCCTGTCTTTTCCATCCGTAAGCAGCAGCAGCTCACCAATTCCTTCTCCTTGTGAACTACAATCCTTTGACCCTCTTGGGTCGCCCTGCTTTCAGATGCCAGAGTCACAG TGTCACCAGAGCAGTGTTGGAGAGGGGTTTACACTGTACTCCCAAAGAGAAGGTGTTCCCTACAGGCAGAAGAGTGCTATTGCAGAGCGCTTTCGTAGACACAGTATAGACGGAAGCCCTGTTGAACAAGAATCTGGGCTGACTGAGAACAATCACTACCATCCGTACAGGCGTCAATGCAGTGAAGGGGCCATCAGTGAGGTTCAAACCTTCAGTTGTCTCAGAAGAGCTGGACTGGCTGGGAAACTCACTACGGCCGATGGATTGGAGGAACAATCCTCATGGAGTCCATTAAGCACTAATGTGGAGACGACTAGCATCATG GGAACTCAAAACCCCTACAATGAGCCTCAGACGAGCTCTGAAGATCCTCCCAGCTACACATCAGTTAACCATCAGACGTACAGTGCCATCAGTCCTCTACAACATCAG TTTTACTCTTCAAGAGGAATAGACACGGTTTCTCACTACTATAGCCAAAGCCTCTCATCACAAACATCTCAAGACAATTCTGCCCAGACACTCTACCCTAAACCTGTCTACTCTTACAG TATTCTCATCTTCCTGGCTCTGAGGAATAGCAAAACAGGCAGTCTGCCTGTAAGTGAGATCTACAGCTTCATGACAGATCATTTCCCCTATTTCAAG ACAGCACCTGATGGCTGGAAGAATTCTGTCCGACACAACCTCTCTTTGAACAAGTGCTTTGAGAAAGTAGAGAACAAGAATGGGAACTCCTCTCGAAAGGGCTGTCTATGGGCCCTGAACCCAGCGAAGGTAGAGAAGATGCAGGAGGAACTTCACAAGTGGAGACGTAAAGACCCGCTGACTGTACGGAGGAGCATGGCCCGACCAG AGGAGCTCGAACGTCTGCTTGGGGAGAGGCCTGAAAAATTGAAGACTCTTGGAGCTACCTTCAGTCTACCAAGCAGCCATTCACATTCTCATTCCTTAAGAGTTGCCATGCATCCTGCTTATGGCCACCAACCTGTCCATGAGACTAGTGTCCTGCATCAGAAGTCTCTCTACAGCCCTTTACCCTCTCAAACTGTCGTCCCACCTCCCCCCTACTTATCGTCAGACCCTTCAGCTTTCCCGTACTACTCTCCTGTCACCCATCAGCCCTGTGCTGGGCACCCCTCCAGTCCCAGGACAGGCAGCTTGGATTCACCTTTACCAGCACACACCCCACCAAGCTACAGCACCATCCTGCAGACTGGTCACAGTGCTACAGCAAGCATGCAGGAGCTTCTGCTGGACGGAGAAAACAGTAATGATGTCGATGCATTAAATCCCAGCCTCACAGATCTACAATTACATG GGAATCTTTGGGAGGAGCTGAGGAATGACAGCCTCGCTCCGGATTCACTGGTAGTTATGGACACAAGCCCTTCACTACCCCAGCTCAGTCCCAATCAAGCACAGGATAGCGTGGGGGTCTGTGGGGGTCTATCGGAGACTGAAGGTGGGGTGCAAGGCAGTGTTTCTGGGCTGTATCTCAGCGGGCTCTGCACAACCGCGTTCACCAGTGCAGACAACATGTCAGGTCTACTTTCTTCCTCAGGAAACACCCCTATTCCTCTTCTATGA